From one Streptomyces sp. CA-210063 genomic stretch:
- a CDS encoding chaplin — MSRMVKVATVALGTSAMVLGGAGLASADTDARAAAIGSPGFLSGNVVQVPIHVPINVCGNTVNIVGLLNPAFGNTCINDDHEEKKDDKKDDGKNKKDDGKGKKDDGKGKKGHKKSHSHGH; from the coding sequence ATGTCTCGCATGGTGAAGGTGGCCACCGTCGCTCTGGGTACGTCCGCCATGGTCCTCGGCGGGGCCGGACTGGCCTCGGCCGACACGGACGCCCGCGCCGCGGCCATCGGCTCCCCCGGTTTCCTGTCGGGCAACGTCGTCCAGGTCCCCATTCACGTGCCGATCAACGTCTGCGGGAACACCGTGAACATCGTCGGCTTGCTGAACCCCGCCTTCGGTAACACGTGCATCAACGACGACCACGAGGAAAAGAAGGACGACAAGAAGGACGACGGCAAGAACAAGAAGGACGACGGTAAGGGCAAGAAGGACGACGGCAAGGGCAA
- a CDS encoding D-2-hydroxyacid dehydrogenase family protein, which produces MRLRCAVLDDYQSVATEIADWSPVVDDVEVVSLAEHFTDEDTLAAALAEYDIVVTLRERVPFPASLLARLPRLKLLIASGMRNSVIDYAAAEAHGVTVCGTASSSTPPVELTWALLLGLARGLVTENNALREGGPWQSTVGADLHGARLGLLGLGKIGSRVARVGLAFGMRVTAWSQNLTKEYADEVGVHLAASKEELLTDSDFVSVHLALSDRTRGLLGASELALLKPTAYLVNTSRAAIVDQDALLTALHEGRLAGAGVDVFDSEPLPADHPMRTAPRLLATPHLGYVSRANYATYYGQAVEDIRAYLAGSPVRLLS; this is translated from the coding sequence ATGCGACTCCGCTGCGCCGTACTCGACGACTACCAGTCCGTCGCGACCGAGATCGCCGACTGGTCCCCGGTCGTCGACGACGTCGAAGTCGTGAGCCTCGCCGAGCACTTCACGGACGAGGACACCCTCGCGGCGGCCCTCGCCGAGTACGACATCGTCGTCACCCTGCGCGAACGCGTCCCCTTCCCCGCCTCGCTCCTCGCCCGACTCCCCCGTCTGAAGCTCCTGATCGCCTCCGGCATGCGCAACTCGGTGATCGACTACGCGGCGGCCGAGGCACACGGCGTGACGGTCTGCGGCACGGCCAGCTCCTCCACCCCACCGGTCGAGCTGACCTGGGCCCTGCTGCTCGGCCTCGCCCGCGGCCTGGTCACCGAGAACAACGCCCTGCGCGAGGGCGGCCCCTGGCAGAGCACGGTCGGCGCCGATCTGCACGGCGCCCGGCTCGGGCTGCTCGGCCTCGGCAAGATCGGCAGCCGGGTCGCCCGGGTGGGCCTCGCCTTCGGCATGCGGGTGACGGCGTGGAGCCAGAACCTCACGAAGGAGTACGCCGACGAGGTGGGCGTCCATCTGGCCGCCTCCAAGGAGGAGTTGCTCACGGACAGCGACTTCGTCTCCGTCCACCTCGCTCTGAGCGACCGCACCCGCGGCCTCCTCGGCGCCTCCGAACTCGCCCTCCTCAAGCCGACCGCCTACCTGGTCAACACCTCCCGCGCCGCCATCGTCGACCAGGACGCCCTGCTCACCGCCCTGCACGAGGGCCGCCTCGCCGGAGCCGGCGTCGACGTCTTCGACAGCGAGCCCCTCCCCGCCGACCACCCGATGCGCACGGCCCCCCGCCTCCTCGCCACCCCGCACCTCGGCTACGTCTCCCGGGCCAACTACGCCACCTACTACGGCCAGGCGGTCGAGGACATCCGGGCCTACCTGGCCGGTTCCCCGGTACGGCTCCTCAGCTGA
- a CDS encoding aquaporin, whose protein sequence is MVAIEESAGETVPVAGAAVPVVAEPVPVVTAAVPVVAEPVPVVAVSGRTPLGACAAAEFVGTAALVTVVVGSGMQATGLTRDVGVQLLANSLATVFGLGVLIVLLGPVSGAHFNPVVTLAEWWTGRRHGREEGAGVTGREAAAYVPAQIVGAIAGAVLADAMFGEPLVKWSTHERSAGHLLLAEVVATAGLVLLIFGLARTDRLRFAPVAVASYIGAAYWFTSSTSFANPAVTVGRAFTDTFAGIAPGSVAGFVGAQLVGAVVGLGLVAVIFRAPDA, encoded by the coding sequence TTGGTCGCCATCGAGGAGAGTGCCGGCGAGACCGTTCCGGTCGCGGGGGCAGCCGTTCCGGTTGTCGCTGAACCCGTTCCGGTTGTCACCGCAGCCGTTCCGGTCGTCGCTGAACCCGTTCCGGTCGTCGCCGTGTCCGGGCGTACGCCGTTGGGGGCGTGTGCCGCCGCCGAGTTCGTCGGTACGGCGGCTCTGGTCACGGTGGTCGTCGGGTCCGGCATGCAAGCCACGGGGCTGACGCGGGACGTCGGCGTGCAGCTGCTGGCGAATTCCCTCGCCACCGTCTTCGGGCTGGGGGTGCTCATCGTGCTGCTCGGGCCGGTTTCGGGGGCGCACTTCAACCCCGTCGTGACCCTGGCCGAGTGGTGGACCGGGCGGCGCCACGGACGTGAAGAGGGGGCGGGGGTGACGGGGCGGGAGGCCGCCGCGTACGTCCCCGCTCAGATCGTCGGGGCGATCGCCGGGGCGGTGCTGGCGGACGCGATGTTCGGGGAGCCGTTGGTGAAGTGGTCCACGCATGAGCGGTCGGCGGGGCATCTGCTGCTGGCCGAGGTGGTCGCGACCGCCGGGCTGGTGCTGCTGATCTTCGGGCTCGCCCGTACGGACCGGCTGCGGTTCGCGCCGGTGGCGGTGGCGTCGTACATCGGCGCGGCGTACTGGTTCACGTCGTCCACGTCGTTCGCGAACCCGGCGGTGACGGTGGGCCGGGCCTTCACCGACACCTTCGCGGGGATCGCGCCGGGGTCGGTCGCCGGGTTCGTAGGGGCTCAACTGGTCGGTGCGGTGGTCGGGTTGGGGCTGGTGGCCGTCATCTTTCGGGCTCCTGACGCTTAA
- a CDS encoding dynamin family protein translates to MLQNVHKIGHSSHVVTLDVRPQLLDALSALRDRVAAARFPLPLAGAPRARANRDELLAQLDDYLVPRLRQPEAPLLAVVGGSTGAGKSTLVNSLVGRKVSEAGVLRPTTRTPVLVCHPEDHHWFSGMRVLPNLTRAWVPPQEPGQDADDDSFPPGRDGGKDGERVLRIETTDSLPPGLALLDAPDIDSLVADNRVFAAELICAADIWVMVTTAARYADAVPWHLLRSAKENRATLVTVLDRVPHQVVSEVSRQYAALLTKAGLGDVPRFTVPELPESAWGGGLLPASAVAPLRTWLIQQVTDPAARQQAMARTAQGVLDSLKSRMPELAGAAAQQYSAALRLTAAVDTAYDSEHARVKASLQSGAVLAGDALKRWRSYPLDCTAGELLDALVESLGTLLLCAVSAADERIGEAWLREPAAVDAGLTERDATRESVEHRIGMTVRRWRRVLEEYAEEEVRDLDRSVAPDTEVVAALVATALLGGRRARSAGEGLAERIGAHGALRLRDRGGRLLTQYLDRALDTERDRRLAPLDALDVHPEPQAELIAALSVLQKER, encoded by the coding sequence ATGCTTCAGAATGTCCACAAAATTGGGCATTCTTCGCATGTGGTGACCTTGGACGTACGGCCTCAGCTGCTCGACGCGCTCTCCGCCCTGCGCGACCGTGTCGCCGCCGCGCGCTTTCCGCTGCCCCTGGCAGGGGCCCCGCGCGCGCGTGCCAACCGCGACGAACTGCTCGCGCAACTCGACGACTACTTGGTGCCCCGGTTGCGGCAACCCGAAGCGCCCTTGCTGGCCGTTGTCGGGGGATCGACCGGAGCCGGCAAATCCACTCTCGTCAACTCCCTGGTGGGGCGGAAGGTCAGCGAGGCCGGTGTCCTCCGGCCGACGACCCGGACGCCCGTGCTGGTCTGTCATCCCGAGGACCATCACTGGTTCAGCGGCATGCGCGTCCTGCCGAACCTCACACGCGCGTGGGTGCCTCCGCAGGAACCGGGCCAGGACGCGGACGACGACTCGTTTCCGCCGGGCCGGGACGGCGGCAAGGACGGCGAGCGGGTCCTGCGCATCGAGACCACCGACAGCCTCCCGCCCGGTCTCGCCCTCCTCGACGCGCCCGACATCGACTCCCTGGTCGCCGACAACCGCGTCTTCGCCGCCGAACTCATCTGCGCCGCGGACATCTGGGTGATGGTGACCACGGCCGCCCGCTACGCCGACGCCGTGCCGTGGCATCTGCTGCGGAGCGCCAAGGAAAACCGGGCGACCCTGGTCACCGTGCTCGACCGGGTGCCCCACCAGGTCGTGTCCGAGGTCTCCCGGCAGTACGCGGCGCTGCTGACCAAGGCCGGGCTCGGCGACGTGCCCCGGTTCACCGTGCCCGAACTGCCCGAGTCGGCCTGGGGCGGCGGACTGCTGCCGGCCAGCGCCGTGGCGCCGTTGCGTACGTGGCTCATCCAGCAGGTCACCGATCCGGCCGCCCGGCAGCAGGCCATGGCACGCACCGCGCAGGGCGTGCTCGACTCGCTGAAGTCCCGGATGCCCGAGCTGGCCGGCGCGGCGGCCCAGCAGTACTCCGCCGCCCTCCGGCTCACCGCGGCCGTCGACACGGCGTACGACAGCGAGCACGCGCGCGTGAAGGCGAGTCTGCAGTCGGGGGCCGTCCTCGCGGGCGACGCCCTGAAGCGGTGGCGCAGCTATCCGCTCGACTGCACCGCGGGTGAACTGCTCGACGCCCTCGTCGAAAGCCTCGGCACACTGCTGCTGTGTGCCGTCAGCGCCGCCGACGAGCGGATCGGCGAGGCCTGGCTCCGCGAACCGGCCGCCGTGGACGCCGGGCTGACGGAACGTGACGCGACCCGGGAAAGCGTCGAACACCGGATCGGGATGACCGTACGACGCTGGCGGCGCGTCCTCGAGGAGTACGCCGAGGAAGAGGTGCGCGACCTCGACCGGAGCGTCGCGCCGGACACCGAGGTGGTGGCCGCCCTGGTCGCCACGGCTCTGCTGGGCGGCCGACGGGCCCGGTCCGCGGGGGAGGGGCTCGCCGAACGGATCGGGGCGCACGGCGCGCTCCGGCTGCGCGACCGCGGGGGGCGGCTGCTCACCCAGTACCTCGACCGGGCCCTCGACACCGAGCGCGACCGCCGCCTCGCCCCGCTCGACGCCCTCGACGTACACCCCGAGCCACAGGCCGAACTCATCGCCGCCCTGTCCGTACTGCAGAAGGAGAGGTGA
- a CDS encoding GTPase — translation MTAVADHADQIGDSVPEKGDEGENSLPVEGASEEEHQKSPVGGASGSAESKRPGEEKRPTEKNRPTENKSAEKKPTENKPAENKPVESRLPEGTEERGKVESRPSREQLRKRENGVHARVPGSPDGPDSDASGEDGASGRTESGDPWDDGLIARRVTETSAAERVPVVETRAPAAQTVHPLAYDGPLRSRLDALRELVGLSRTRLDSRTLAEAGRVLDEAAARRRLSGQHTVVAIAGATGSGKSMLFNALAGVTISETGVRRPTTAAPIACSWSDGAATLIDRLGIPGRLRRRPLQSPEAEAQLRGLVLVDLPDHDSAAVQHREQVDRILALVDAVIWVVDPEKYADAILHERYLRPLAGHAEVMFVVLNQVDRLPGEAAHQVLDDLRRLLDEDGVALGEYGEPGATVLALSALTGDGMGELREALGQFVAERGAPARRVRADLDAAAARLWPVYANQRRAGLSERARDEFAARLADAVGATAAGEAAERAWLRNANRACGTPWLRLWRWYQDRNEPPTGRLALAAPVDEEATARQRVEQAVRILSERAATGLPLPWAQAVREAAVRGAQGLPEALDELAVRAGAPTGRPPRPGWWPVAVLAQAAMTLLQVIGGFWLLGQIVGFMSPNLGVPVLLMVLGIAGGPAVEWGCRLAARGPARRYGYEAERRLREAAAGCGRARVLDPVAAELLRYREVREQYGRVLGAAPVG, via the coding sequence GTGACTGCCGTCGCTGACCACGCGGATCAGATCGGAGACAGCGTGCCCGAGAAGGGTGACGAGGGTGAAAACAGCCTCCCTGTAGAGGGCGCTTCCGAAGAGGAGCACCAGAAGAGCCCTGTGGGAGGTGCCTCGGGAAGCGCCGAGAGCAAGCGCCCTGGCGAGGAGAAGCGTCCCACCGAGAAGAACCGTCCCACCGAGAACAAGTCTGCCGAGAAGAAGCCGACCGAGAACAAGCCTGCCGAGAACAAGCCTGTCGAGAGCAGGCTCCCTGAGGGCACCGAAGAGCGCGGCAAGGTCGAGAGCCGTCCGAGCCGCGAGCAGCTCCGGAAGCGCGAGAACGGTGTCCACGCGCGCGTGCCCGGCAGCCCCGACGGCCCCGACAGCGACGCGTCCGGTGAGGACGGCGCGTCCGGCCGTACGGAATCCGGCGATCCCTGGGACGACGGGCTCATCGCCCGGCGGGTCACCGAGACGAGCGCCGCCGAGCGGGTCCCGGTCGTGGAGACCAGGGCCCCGGCCGCGCAGACGGTCCACCCGCTCGCGTACGACGGGCCCCTGCGGTCGCGGCTCGACGCGCTGCGGGAGCTGGTCGGACTGTCCCGTACGCGGCTGGACAGCAGGACGCTGGCGGAGGCCGGACGGGTGCTGGACGAGGCGGCGGCGCGGCGCAGACTCTCGGGGCAGCACACGGTCGTCGCCATCGCGGGCGCCACCGGCAGCGGCAAGTCGATGCTGTTCAACGCGCTCGCGGGCGTGACGATTTCGGAGACGGGCGTACGCAGGCCCACCACGGCCGCGCCCATCGCGTGCAGTTGGAGTGACGGCGCGGCGACGCTCATCGACCGGCTGGGCATTCCGGGACGGCTGCGGCGGCGGCCGTTGCAGAGCCCGGAGGCGGAGGCGCAGTTGCGCGGCCTCGTCCTGGTGGACCTGCCCGACCACGACTCGGCGGCCGTGCAGCACCGGGAACAGGTGGACCGGATCCTGGCGCTCGTGGACGCGGTCATCTGGGTCGTCGACCCGGAGAAGTACGCCGACGCCATCCTCCACGAGCGTTATCTGCGCCCCCTGGCGGGTCACGCGGAGGTCATGTTCGTCGTCCTCAACCAGGTGGACCGGCTGCCCGGGGAGGCCGCCCACCAGGTGCTCGACGATCTGCGGCGGCTGCTCGACGAGGACGGGGTCGCGCTGGGGGAGTACGGCGAACCGGGCGCCACCGTGCTCGCACTGTCCGCACTCACCGGGGACGGGATGGGGGAACTGCGCGAGGCGCTGGGGCAGTTCGTGGCCGAGCGGGGCGCGCCGGCCCGCCGGGTCCGCGCCGATCTGGACGCGGCCGCCGCGCGGTTGTGGCCGGTGTACGCCAATCAGCGGCGCGCGGGGCTCAGCGAGCGGGCCCGGGACGAGTTCGCCGCACGGCTCGCGGACGCCGTCGGCGCCACCGCGGCGGGCGAGGCCGCCGAGCGCGCCTGGTTGCGCAACGCCAACCGCGCCTGCGGTACGCCCTGGCTACGGCTGTGGCGGTGGTACCAGGACCGCAACGAACCCCCGACCGGGCGGCTCGCCCTGGCGGCGCCCGTGGACGAGGAGGCCACCGCACGGCAGCGCGTCGAACAGGCCGTACGCATCCTGTCCGAGCGTGCCGCGACCGGGCTTCCCCTGCCCTGGGCCCAGGCGGTGCGCGAGGCGGCCGTACGCGGGGCGCAGGGGCTGCCCGAGGCGCTGGACGAACTGGCGGTGCGGGCCGGGGCGCCGACGGGACGGCCGCCGCGACCTGGCTGGTGGCCCGTCGCCGTGCTCGCGCAGGCGGCCATGACCCTCCTGCAAGTCATCGGTGGGTTCTGGCTGTTGGGGCAGATCGTCGGGTTCATGTCACCGAACCTCGGGGTGCCGGTGCTGCTGATGGTGCTCGGCATCGCCGGCGGTCCGGCCGTCGAGTGGGGCTGTCGGCTGGCGGCACGCGGTCCCGCACGGCGTTACGGCTACGAAGCGGAGCGGCGGCTGCGGGAGGCGGCCGCCGGGTGCGGCCGGGCGCGGGTGCTGGATCCGGTGGCGGCCGAGCTGCTGCGGTACCGGGAGGTGCGGGAGCAGTACGGGCGGGTGCTGGGGGCGGCGCCGGTGGGGTGA
- a CDS encoding single-stranded DNA-binding protein translates to MNETMVCVVGNVATQPVCRESATGSSARFRLAVTSRYWDREKNEWTDGHTNFFTVWARRTLAANVGSSVSLGDPVVVQGRLKVRTEQRDGQSWASADVDAVAIGHDLSRGTSAFRRTPRGEAAVMGQSQPEPNWETPPPGSRLDAASELRPESAGVT, encoded by the coding sequence ATGAACGAGACGATGGTGTGCGTGGTGGGGAACGTGGCGACGCAACCGGTCTGCCGGGAGTCGGCGACGGGTTCGTCGGCCCGGTTCCGGCTGGCGGTGACCTCGCGGTACTGGGACCGGGAGAAGAACGAGTGGACCGACGGCCACACCAACTTCTTCACGGTGTGGGCGAGGCGCACTCTCGCCGCGAACGTGGGGTCGTCGGTGTCGCTGGGCGATCCGGTCGTGGTGCAGGGGCGGTTGAAGGTGCGCACCGAACAGCGTGACGGACAGAGTTGGGCCTCGGCGGACGTCGACGCGGTGGCGATCGGCCACGACCTGTCGCGGGGCACATCGGCCTTCCGGCGGACACCCCGTGGTGAGGCAGCGGTGATGGGTCAGTCCCAGCCGGAGCCGAACTGGGAGACACCGCCGCCCGGGAGCCGGCTCGACGCCGCGTCCGAACTCCGGCCGGAGTCAGCGGGGGTGACGTGA
- a CDS encoding TQXA domain-containing protein, whose translation MLSWFSASFAVWSGCSARRRGAARLAAVSLASGLVVAGAIVTAGPAAADETAQSSGGATATIGGLKTYGTAVLRTDGEEQQLPAGLFEMFVDGGGTLQTYCVDVQNPTQKDAKYQETPWSGTSLNANKDAGKIRWILQNSYPQVNDLAALAGKAGARGLTEQDAATGTQVAIWRYSDGADVTALDPEAERLADYLEKSARNLAEPAASLILDPPAVSGRAGDRLGPVTVHTNADAVTVTPPSDATADGVKVVDADGKAVTSAGDGGELYFEVPEDAADGTAELTVQASTTVPVGRAFASETRSQTQILAGSSESTVSATATAHWAEKGAIPALSAEKNCAEGGLDITAANQGDKAFTFELMGITYAIEAGETRTVTIPLQEDQAYDFTIKGPNGFAKRFQGVLDCQTETEASESGDSVQTLSEPSPATVGGNAAADSGTDLAETGSSGATPVIGGIAIGLVVIGGAVMVVLRKRNP comes from the coding sequence GTGCTTTCTTGGTTCTCGGCGTCGTTCGCCGTGTGGTCGGGGTGCTCCGCGCGCAGGCGAGGGGCAGCCCGCCTCGCCGCCGTGTCACTCGCGTCCGGACTCGTCGTCGCGGGTGCGATCGTCACCGCGGGCCCGGCCGCCGCCGACGAGACGGCGCAGAGTTCGGGCGGAGCGACCGCGACCATAGGCGGCCTGAAGACGTACGGGACGGCCGTGCTCCGTACCGACGGCGAGGAACAGCAGCTCCCGGCAGGCCTGTTCGAGATGTTCGTCGACGGCGGCGGCACCCTGCAGACCTACTGCGTCGACGTCCAGAACCCGACGCAGAAGGACGCCAAGTACCAGGAGACCCCCTGGAGCGGCACCTCGCTCAACGCCAACAAGGACGCCGGCAAGATCCGCTGGATCCTGCAGAACTCCTACCCGCAGGTGAACGACCTCGCGGCACTCGCCGGCAAGGCCGGCGCCAGGGGCCTCACCGAACAGGACGCGGCGACCGGTACGCAGGTGGCGATCTGGCGGTACTCCGACGGGGCCGATGTGACGGCTCTGGACCCGGAGGCCGAGAGGCTCGCGGACTACCTGGAGAAGAGCGCGCGGAACCTGGCGGAGCCGGCCGCCTCGCTCATCCTCGACCCGCCGGCGGTCTCCGGCCGGGCGGGCGACCGGCTCGGCCCGGTCACGGTGCACACCAACGCGGACGCCGTGACCGTGACCCCGCCCTCGGACGCGACGGCGGACGGGGTCAAGGTCGTCGATGCGGACGGCAAGGCCGTGACCTCGGCCGGTGACGGCGGCGAGCTGTACTTCGAGGTGCCCGAGGACGCCGCGGACGGCACGGCCGAGCTGACCGTGCAGGCCTCGACCACTGTGCCGGTCGGCCGGGCCTTCGCCTCCGAGACCCGCAGCCAGACCCAGATCCTCGCGGGCTCCAGCGAGTCCACGGTCTCCGCGACGGCGACCGCGCACTGGGCCGAGAAGGGCGCCATACCCGCACTCTCCGCCGAGAAGAACTGCGCCGAGGGCGGCCTGGACATCACGGCGGCCAACCAGGGCGACAAGGCCTTCACCTTCGAGCTGATGGGGATCACGTACGCCATCGAAGCGGGCGAGACCCGCACGGTGACGATCCCGCTGCAGGAGGACCAGGCGTACGACTTCACGATCAAGGGGCCGAACGGCTTCGCGAAGCGCTTCCAGGGCGTGCTCGACTGCCAGACGGAGACCGAGGCGAGTGAGAGCGGCGACTCGGTCCAGACGCTGAGCGAGCCGAGCCCGGCGACGGTCGGCGGCAACGCGGCCGCCGACTCCGGCACCGACCTCGCCGAGACCGGCAGCTCCGGCGCGACCCCGGTGATCGGAGGCATCGCCATCGGCCTCGTCGTGATCGGTGGCGCGGTGATGGTCGTCCTCCGCAAGCGGAACCCGTGA
- the ettA gene encoding energy-dependent translational throttle protein EttA, translated as MAEYIYTMRKTRKAHGDKVILDDVTLSFLPGAKIGVVGPNGAGKSTVLKIMAGLEQPSNGDAFLSPGYTVGMLLQEPPLDESKTVLQNVQDGAAEIMGKLKRFNEVAELMATDYSDALLDEMGKLQEDLDHANAWDLDTQLEQAMDALGCPPGDWPVTNLSGGERRRVALCKLLLEAPDLLLLDEPTNHLDAESVQWLEQHLAKYPGTVVAVTHDRYFLDNVAGWILELDRGRAIGYEGNYSTYLETKQTRLKVEGQKDAKRAKRLKEELEWVRSNAKGRQAKSKARLARYEEMAAEADKMRKLDFEEIQIPPGPRLGSVVVEVNNLSKAFGEKVLIDDLSFTLPRNGIVGIIGPNGAGKTTLFKMIQGLEEPDSGSIKVGETVKISYVDQSRENIDPKKTLWAVVSDELDYINVGQVEMPSRAYVSAFGFKGPDQQKPAGVLSGGERNRLNLALTLKLGGNLLLLDEPTNDLDVETLSSLENALLEFPGCAVVVSHDRWFLDRVATHILAYEGESKWFWFEGNYESYEKNKIERLGPDAARPHRATYKKLTRG; from the coding sequence TTGGCTGAGTACATCTACACGATGCGCAAGACACGCAAGGCGCACGGCGACAAGGTGATCCTTGACGACGTCACGCTGAGCTTCCTGCCCGGCGCGAAGATCGGTGTGGTCGGCCCGAACGGTGCCGGTAAGTCCACCGTTCTCAAGATCATGGCGGGCCTCGAGCAGCCCTCCAACGGTGACGCGTTCCTGTCGCCCGGCTACACCGTCGGCATGCTCCTGCAGGAGCCGCCGCTGGACGAGTCCAAGACGGTCCTGCAGAACGTGCAGGACGGCGCCGCCGAGATCATGGGCAAGCTCAAGCGTTTCAACGAGGTCGCGGAGCTCATGGCGACCGACTACTCGGACGCGCTCCTCGACGAGATGGGCAAGCTCCAGGAGGACCTGGACCACGCGAACGCGTGGGACCTGGACACCCAGCTGGAGCAGGCCATGGACGCCCTGGGCTGCCCGCCCGGCGACTGGCCCGTCACCAACCTGTCCGGTGGTGAGCGCCGCCGCGTCGCGCTGTGCAAGCTGTTGCTCGAAGCCCCCGACCTGCTGCTGCTCGACGAGCCCACCAACCACCTGGACGCCGAGTCCGTGCAGTGGCTGGAGCAGCACCTCGCGAAGTACCCCGGCACCGTCGTCGCCGTCACCCACGACCGGTACTTCCTCGACAACGTCGCGGGCTGGATCCTGGAGCTCGACCGCGGCCGCGCGATCGGCTACGAGGGCAACTACTCCACGTACCTGGAGACCAAGCAGACCCGTCTCAAGGTCGAGGGTCAGAAGGACGCCAAGCGCGCCAAGCGGCTCAAGGAAGAGCTGGAGTGGGTCCGCTCCAACGCCAAGGGACGGCAGGCCAAGTCCAAGGCGCGTCTGGCCCGCTACGAGGAGATGGCGGCCGAGGCCGACAAGATGCGGAAGCTGGACTTCGAGGAGATCCAGATCCCGCCGGGCCCGCGCCTGGGCAGCGTGGTCGTCGAGGTCAACAACCTCAGCAAGGCCTTCGGCGAGAAGGTCCTGATCGACGACCTCTCCTTCACGCTGCCGCGCAACGGCATCGTGGGCATCATCGGCCCGAACGGCGCCGGCAAGACGACGCTCTTCAAGATGATCCAGGGTCTGGAGGAGCCCGACTCCGGTTCCATCAAGGTCGGCGAGACCGTCAAGATCTCCTACGTCGACCAGAGCCGCGAGAACATCGACCCGAAGAAGACGCTGTGGGCCGTCGTCTCCGACGAACTGGACTACATCAACGTCGGCCAGGTCGAGATGCCCTCCCGCGCCTACGTCTCCGCGTTCGGCTTCAAGGGCCCGGACCAGCAGAAGCCGGCCGGGGTGCTCTCCGGCGGTGAGCGCAACCGCCTCAACCTGGCGCTCACCCTCAAGCTGGGCGGCAACCTGCTGCTCCTCGACGAGCCGACCAACGACCTCGACGTCGAGACCCTGTCGTCGCTGGAGAACGCGCTCCTGGAGTTCCCGGGCTGCGCCGTGGTCGTCTCCCACGACCGCTGGTTCCTGGACCGTGTGGCGACGCACATCCTCGCCTACGAGGGCGAGTCCAAGTGGTTCTGGTTCGAGGGCAACTACGAGTCGTACGAGAAGAACAAGATCGAGCGACTCGGTCCGGACGCCGCCCGTCCGCACCGCGCCACCTACAAGAAGCTGACTCGGGGCTGA
- a CDS encoding acyl-CoA thioesterase translates to MRHIYRCPLRWADMDAYGHVNNVVFLRYLEEARIDFLFRPEKDFKQGSVVARHEIDYKRQLVHRHQPVDIELWITEIRAASFTITYEVKDPDQVYVRASTVIVPFDFATQRPRRLTAEEREFLQEYRDDEEEAVAA, encoded by the coding sequence TTGCGGCACATCTACCGCTGCCCACTGCGCTGGGCGGACATGGACGCGTACGGCCACGTCAACAACGTGGTCTTCCTCCGGTACCTGGAGGAAGCCCGTATCGACTTCCTGTTCCGCCCGGAAAAGGACTTCAAGCAGGGGTCCGTGGTGGCACGCCATGAGATCGACTACAAGCGGCAGTTGGTGCACCGGCACCAGCCGGTGGACATCGAGCTGTGGATCACGGAGATCAGAGCGGCGTCGTTCACGATCACCTACGAGGTCAAGGACCCGGACCAGGTCTACGTCCGGGCCTCGACGGTGATAGTGCCGTTCGACTTCGCGACCCAGCGGCCCCGGCGGCTCACCGCCGAGGAACGCGAGTTCCTGCAGGAGTACAGGGACGACGAGGAGGAGGCCGTCGCCGCATGA
- a CDS encoding globin, protein MGDVKEIRRGTLQEQTFYEQVGGEETFRRLVRRFYEGVAEDPILRPMYPEEDLGPAEDRFALFLIQYWGGPTTYSENRGHPRLRMRHAPFTVDRAAHDAWLKHMRVAVDELNLSEEHEHTLWNYLTYAAASMVNAPG, encoded by the coding sequence ATGGGTGACGTGAAAGAGATTCGGCGAGGCACGCTTCAGGAGCAGACCTTCTACGAGCAGGTCGGTGGCGAGGAGACCTTCCGGCGCCTCGTGCGCCGTTTCTACGAGGGTGTCGCCGAGGATCCGATCCTGCGGCCCATGTATCCCGAGGAGGACCTGGGCCCGGCCGAGGACCGCTTCGCGCTGTTCCTGATCCAGTACTGGGGCGGCCCCACGACGTACAGCGAGAACCGGGGCCACCCCCGGCTCCGTATGCGCCACGCCCCGTTCACCGTCGACCGTGCCGCCCACGACGCCTGGCTGAAGCACATGCGCGTCGCCGTCGACGAGCTCAACCTCTCCGAGGAACACGAGCACACCCTGTGGAACTACCTCACCTACGCGGCGGCCTCGATGGTGAACGCCCCGGGCTGA